In the genome of Pseudomonas bubulae, one region contains:
- a CDS encoding thioesterase family protein, whose translation MRSKGVFHVDTEVLVPFFDIDTMHVVWHGHYVKYLEVARCALLDHIGHNYTQMLEAGYAWPVIDMQLRYVRGATFGQRINVRASLVEWENRLKINYLISDAVTGERLTRAVTVQVAVEIESREMQLASPGCFVRAVERVLS comes from the coding sequence ATGCGTAGTAAAGGGGTTTTTCACGTTGATACCGAAGTGTTGGTGCCGTTTTTCGACATCGATACCATGCACGTGGTGTGGCACGGGCATTACGTCAAATACCTCGAAGTGGCGCGCTGTGCGCTGCTTGACCATATCGGTCACAACTACACGCAGATGCTCGAAGCGGGTTATGCGTGGCCGGTGATCGACATGCAGTTGCGTTATGTCCGCGGCGCCACGTTCGGCCAGCGGATCAACGTGCGCGCCAGCCTGGTGGAATGGGAGAACCGCCTGAAGATTAATTATCTGATTAGCGATGCGGTCACGGGTGAGCGTTTGACTAGGGCAGTTACAGTGCAGGTGGCAGTTGAAATTGAGAGCCGGGAGATGCAATTGGCCTCGCCTGGGTGTTTTGTGCGGGCTGTAGAGCGGGTGCTGTCATGA
- a CDS encoding outer membrane lipoprotein carrier protein LolA: MNGSKAPHPSPLPKGEGIDRGALKNSAILPPLPLGEGKGRTRLSLLFAALLFTPLAHAFDLQQLSEQLAKPQVIHGDFIQEKHLRALPKPLTSTGTFVLAKDHGLLWQLKTPLQQDYRINARGIARRDGTQWQMLPGKSAGAEQNRLFLAVLQGDSSGLQRDFDLQLQGEPSRWALTLTPRSLLLKQVFTRINIEGGELVQRIELQEAQGDSTLLKMPNSVGNQPLSNAEQNDFAQ; this comes from the coding sequence ATGAATGGATCAAAAGCCCCTCACCCTAGCCCTCTCCCAAAGGGAGAGGGGATTGACCGCGGCGCACTCAAGAACTCAGCCATTCTGCCCCCTCTCCCTCTGGGAGAGGGCAAAGGCCGCACCCGTCTCTCATTGCTGTTCGCCGCCTTGCTGTTCACCCCACTGGCCCACGCCTTCGACCTGCAACAACTGAGCGAACAACTGGCCAAGCCCCAGGTGATCCACGGTGATTTCATCCAGGAAAAACACCTGCGCGCGCTGCCCAAGCCACTCACCAGCACCGGCACATTTGTCCTGGCCAAGGACCACGGCCTGCTCTGGCAACTGAAAACCCCGCTGCAACAGGATTACCGCATCAACGCCCGGGGCATCGCCCGACGCGACGGCACGCAATGGCAGATGCTCCCGGGCAAAAGCGCGGGCGCTGAGCAGAACCGTTTGTTCCTCGCTGTTTTGCAAGGCGACAGCAGCGGCCTGCAACGTGATTTCGACCTGCAATTACAAGGCGAACCCAGCCGCTGGGCGCTGACGCTGACACCACGTTCACTGCTGCTCAAGCAAGTGTTCACCCGGATCAATATTGAAGGCGGCGAGCTGGTGCAACGTATCGAACTGCAAGAAGCCCAAGGTGACAGCACGCTGCTAAAAATGCCAAACAGCGTCGGCAATCAACCCTTGAGCAACGCGGAGCAAAACGACTTTGCGCAGTGA